A region of Vitis riparia cultivar Riparia Gloire de Montpellier isolate 1030 chromosome 1, EGFV_Vit.rip_1.0, whole genome shotgun sequence DNA encodes the following proteins:
- the LOC117925419 gene encoding probable root meristem growth factor 8 isoform X2 yields the protein MELIVITMLCIGLLILLTPCASLQIQLQPWHGQAHDDLISQHLGDAYDLQQHSFSKMPRKLRLIQVKRDGEKDSMSQHHKKKADFSGKPCDKEPGLRRGRGGTMKEWMEGADMSQFFTMDYSHVRRRRPIHNKSVPVGP from the exons ATGGAACTGATAGTCATCACTATGCTATGTATTGGCCTCTTAATTTTGCTGACTCCCTGTGCTTCTCTCCAAATTCAGCTGCAACCATGGCATGGGCAAg CCCATGATGATCTTATTTCTCAGCACCTTGGAGATGCCTATGATCTGCAGCAGCATTCTTTCTCTAAAATGCCAAGGAAGCTCAGACTCATTCAG GTGAAAAGAGATGGAGAAAAAGATTCCATGTCTCAGCACCACAAGAAAAAGGCAGATTTTTCAG GCAAGCCATGTGACAAAGAACCGGGCCTGAGGCGTGGAAGAGGTGGAACAATGAAGGAATGGATGGAGGGGGCCGACATGTCTCAGTTCTTTACTATGGATTATTCCCACGTGAGAAGACGACGACCCATACATAACAAGTCTGTGCCGGTTGGTCCTTGA
- the LOC117925419 gene encoding probable root meristem growth factor 8 isoform X1, with translation MELIVITMLCIGLLILLTPCASLQIQLQPWHGQAHDDLISQHLGDAYDLQQHSFSKMPRKLRLIQVATVKRDGEKDSMSQHHKKKADFSGKPCDKEPGLRRGRGGTMKEWMEGADMSQFFTMDYSHVRRRRPIHNKSVPVGP, from the exons ATGGAACTGATAGTCATCACTATGCTATGTATTGGCCTCTTAATTTTGCTGACTCCCTGTGCTTCTCTCCAAATTCAGCTGCAACCATGGCATGGGCAAg CCCATGATGATCTTATTTCTCAGCACCTTGGAGATGCCTATGATCTGCAGCAGCATTCTTTCTCTAAAATGCCAAGGAAGCTCAGACTCATTCAGGTAGCAACT GTGAAAAGAGATGGAGAAAAAGATTCCATGTCTCAGCACCACAAGAAAAAGGCAGATTTTTCAG GCAAGCCATGTGACAAAGAACCGGGCCTGAGGCGTGGAAGAGGTGGAACAATGAAGGAATGGATGGAGGGGGCCGACATGTCTCAGTTCTTTACTATGGATTATTCCCACGTGAGAAGACGACGACCCATACATAACAAGTCTGTGCCGGTTGGTCCTTGA